Proteins encoded by one window of Prunus persica cultivar Lovell unplaced genomic scaffold, Prunus_persica_NCBIv2 scaffold_70, whole genome shotgun sequence:
- the LOC109946397 gene encoding uncharacterized protein LOC109946397, translating into MKCAFGVSSGKFLGFMISHRGIEANPEKIKAIIGMERPKTTKDIQSLTGRVAALTRFISKATDKCVPFFKALKGGKRNIIWTAECDKAFQDLKDYMGRAPLLSKPLPGETLYLYLSVSSTAVSSVLIRIPERAELPIFYVSKALQSAELRYPPLEQLALALVVSARRLRPYFQAHGIKVLTNQPLRQVLQKPETSGRLIKWAIELGEFDIQFVPRPAEKGQAIADFISELTPPTAQEISELDTETGTPMEVDAERLDVSNPVWTLHVDGSANQQGCGAGLVLTTPEGLKIEYALRFNFRTSNNEAEYEALLAGLRLAKSMNAKQIKIHSDSQLIVNQVTADFAGRDASMNAYLSSTHQLLQSFRAYEIKQIPRSENSHADALARLASAINDKVGRKVPVEILAQPSTVASEICTVRYEDTWMSPIYSYLTNGTIPEDKAQARKLRYRSARYTVINDVLYKRGYTTPYLKCLTAEQGSYILREIHNGVCGDHSGSRSLAHKAFRQGYFWPTMHQDASSLVKKCDKCQRFGNIQHIPAEPLTPIVSPWPFAQWGLDLIGPMPQGKGQVKYAVVAVDYFTKMGGSRSLATITAARVETSSGLTFVAVSLDKAKGAWPEKLPEALWAIRTSYRTSTGETPFSLAFGSEAVVPVEIGEPSYRTETFALKPNEEALSLSLDLLEEHRAHANLRNEAYKQRVSRYYDSRVRHCSFRVGDWVMRKVSLATKDATEGTLGPSWEGPYEIIGILRSGTYRLRDSNGKTLGHPWNVEHLKYYFK; encoded by the exons ATGAAATGCGCCTTCGGTGTATCTTCCGGGAAATTCCTCGGATTCATGATTAGTCACAGGGGTATCGAAGCGAACCCCGAAAAAATAAAGGCCATCATCGGCATGGAGAGGCCAAAGACAACAAAGGACATTCAAAGCCTTACCGGACGAGTGGCTGCCCTGACTCGCTTCATATCCAAGGCAACCGACAAATGTGTACCGTTctttaaagccttgaaaggGGGCAAACGGAATATCATATGGACTGCCGAATGTGATAAAGCGTTTCAAGACTTAAAGGACTACATGGGCAGAGCACCCCTTCTGTCGAAACCACTACCTGGAGAGACTCTCTATCTATACCTTTCGGTGTCTAGCACTGCCGTCAGTTCGGTATTGATCCGGATACCGGAGAGGGCAGAGCTACCGATCTTCTATGTCAGTAAGGCACTCCAGAGCGCCGAACTTCGATATCCCCCATTAGAGCAGCTTGCACTAGCCCTGGTGGTCTCGGCACGAAGACTTCGGCCATACTTCCAAGCACACGGGATCAAAGTCCTGACTAACCAACCGCTTCGGCAAGTGCTCCAAAAACCTGAAACTTCTGGCCGGTTGATCAAATGGGCGATTGAACTCGGAGAATTCGATATACAGTTCGTGCCAAGACCAGCCGAAAAGGGTCAGGCCATTGCCGATTTCATCTCCGAGCTCACCCCACCAACGGCACAGGAAATAAGCGAGCTAGATACCGAAACCGGTACACCGATGGAAGTAGACGCCGAACGGCTCGACGTCTCAAATCCCGTATGGACTCTGCACGTCGACGGCTCGGCAAACCAACAAGGATGCGGAGCCGGCTTGGTACTGACAACACCGGAGGGACTCAAGATCGAGTACGCCCTCCGATTCAACTTCCGAACCTCCAACAATGAGGCAGAGTATGAGGCCCTCTTGGCCGGCCTTCGGTTAGCTAAGAGCATGAATGCAAAACAGATCAAGATACACAGCGACTCCCAGCTCATTGTGAACCAGGTAACGGCAGACTTCGCCGGCAGAGACGCTTCCATGAACGCCTACCTTTCATCTACCCACCAGCTGCTCCAGAGCTTCCGAGCCTACGAGATCAAGCAGATCCCCAGAAGCGAAAACAGTCATGCCGATGCATTGGCACGGCTAGCTTCGGCAATCAATGACAAAGTCGGAAGAAAGGTGCCGGTGGAAATTCTTGCCCAACCAAGCACGGTAGCCTCCGAAATATGTACCGTACGGTACGAGGATACATGGATGTCCCCCATCTACTCATACCTGACCAACGGTACCATTCCAGAAGACAAGGCCCAGGCCCGAAAGCTTAGGTACCGATCGGCAAGGTACACCGTCATCAACGACGTTCTTTACAAACGTGGCTACACGACTCCGTATCTCAAGTGCCTTACGGCAGAACAGGGGAGCTACATTCTCCGGGAAATCCACAATGGTGTTTGCGGCGACCACTCTGGGTCCCGGTCACTCGCACACAAAGCCTTTCGGCAGGGATACTTCTGGCCGACCATGCACCAGGACGCCAGTTCACTTGTGAAGAAATGCGATAAATGTCAGCGGTTCGGCAACATACAGCATATCCCCGCCGAACCCTTGACACCGATCGTGAGCCCTTGGCCTTTCGCACAGTGGGGACTAGACCTGATCGGTCCGATGCCACAAGGTAAAGGCCAGGTGAAATACGCTGTGGTTGCCGTTGACTACTTCACCAAAATGGGTGGGAGCCGATCTCTTGCAACCATAACGGCAGCAAGAGTAGAGACTTCGTCTGGACTCACATTTGTTGCCGTTTCG CTGGACAAAGCCAAAGGAGCCTGGCCAGAAAAGCTTCCCGAAGCGCTCTGGGCCATTCGGACCTCTTACCGAACGTCCACGGGAGAGACCCCTTTCTCCTTGGCTTTCGGTTCGGAAGCCGTTGTGCCGGTAGAAATTGGCGAACCTTCCTACCGAACGGAAACCTTCGCTCTGAAGCCAAACGAAGAAGCACTCTCTCTGAGCCTCGACCTTCTGGAGGAGCACCGAGCGCATGCCAACCTTCGGAATGAAGCCTACAAGCAACGTGTCTCTCGGTATTACGACTCTAGAGTCAGGCACTGTTCGTTCCGAGTCGGTGATTGGGTCATGAGGAAGGTGTCCCTAGCAACTAAGGATGCCACGGAAGGAACCCTCGGACCTTCCTGGGAAGGACCTTACGAGATCATCGGTATCCTTCGATCGGGAACCTACCGCCTAAGAGACTCCAACGGCAAGACCCTCGGTCATCCTTGGAACGTGGAACATCTCAAGTACTATTTCAAGTAA
- the LOC109946398 gene encoding uncharacterized protein LOC109946398, translated as MGIHDSQVNRQLTPLLSFSGDMVQPVGSVTLPITFGTAPRRTTVYDQFLIVDCPTAYNVIVGRTALTRVKAHLSPHMLLMKFPTPNGVGSVRGNQLSARTCYATAIKSTSFKILEETMSVQGVPNGTGPVDDPRDESPTPHTQPAEELETITLNEEQPDRRVKIGTRLTPALRAQFIDFLRHHSEVFAWSYDDMPGIDPEIISHKLSISPAFKPVRQKRRSYDAERYEAMRTEVDKLQTIGFIREVTYPVWLANSVMVRKGTGGWRMCQDYTDLNKACPKDSFPLPRIDQLVDATAGHELLSFMDAYSGYNQIFMHPPDSEHTAFITDRGLYCYNVMPFGLKNAGATYQRLVNRIFAEHIGSIMEVYVDDMLVKSRTAEEHLHNLSIMFGILKGY; from the coding sequence ATGGGAATACATGACAGCCAGGTCAACCGACAGTTGACACCTTTGCTAAGTTTCTCCGGGGACATGGTCCAGCCGGTCGGTAGCGTGACACTCCCAATTACCTTCGGCACCGCGCCGAGGAGAACGACGGTATACGACCAGTTCCTCATCGTTGACTGCCCGACGGCGTACAACGTCATTGTTGGGCGAACGGCACTGACCAGGGTTAAGGCGCATCTTTCCCCACACATGCTGTTGATGAAGTTCCCGACCCCCAATGGCGTAGGGTCTGTCAGGGGAAACCAGCTGAGTGCACGGACTTGCTACGCCACGGCAATCAAATCAACCTCTTTCAAAATCCTGGAGGAGACCATGTCTGTGCAGGGGGTGCCGAACGGCACGGGACCAGTTGATGACCCAAGAGATGAGTCGCCAACTCCTCATACACAACCCGCCGAAGAACTGGAGACGATAACCCTGAACGAAGAACAGCCCGATCGTCGGGTTAAAATCGGTACCAGACTAACCCCTGCCCTCCGAGCGCAGTTTATAGACTTCTTACGGCACCATTCGGAAGTATTCGCATGGTCCTACGATGACATGCCCGGCATAGACCCTGAAATCATCAGCCATAAACTCAGCATTTCCCCCGCCTTCAAGCCTGTCAGGCAGAAGCGCCGTTCGTATGATGCCGAACGGTACGAAGCCATGCGCACCGAAGTTGACAAACTTCAAACCATCGGCTTCATCAGGGAGGTTACGTACCCGGTATGGCTGGCGAATTCGGTCATGGTCCGGAAGGGTACAGGCGGCTGGCGAATGTGCCAAGACTACACAGATCTGAACAAGGCCTGCCCGAAGGACAGCTTTCCGTTGCCCCGAATAGATCAGCTCGTGGACGCCACCGCCGGACACGaactgctcagcttcatggatgccTATTCAGGGTACAACCAGATTTTCATGCACCCTCCCGACAGCGAGCACACCGCCTTCATCACGGACAGAGGGTTGTACTGCTACAATGTCATGCCGTTCGGCTTGAAGAACGCGGGGGCAACGTATCAGAGGCTTGTCAACAGAATCTTCGCCGAACACATCGGCAGCATCATGGAGGTTTACGTTGACGACATGTTGGTGAAAAGCAGAACAGCCGAAGAACACCTGCACAATCTGTCTATCATGTTCGGTATCCTGAAGGGCTACTGA
- the LOC109946399 gene encoding uncharacterized protein LOC109946399 — protein MQTTHSSESLRNPRGKNKRAKVAKATPAPSRELVVPAPRDQPHIPRKVYSDCRHRINDRERHNDDREPERERSPIRIGARIRDSRMRTLGDRSPIRKIRGLGPAESSESEYVPSKTPPDYRSATPSRYARDNLLNLQRQSEDYSSEEIPSRNPMVRLLFQKVQKMENDNARSQGPEWGKLRPGPFTRRIRDSRQDREGQQLRIPFYTGTEDPLTHLHSFQSAIGCKGLSDEGQCLLFPSSLTGAALNWFYRLEPETVDSFDELKQIFLNHFMIQTDRLYSADDLYTIRQGEDEPLREYAARFSHEYSRCPETDDRAAYGALRVAFGPRISDT, from the coding sequence ATGCAGACAACTCACTCTTCCGAGAGTTTGCGGAACCCCCGCGGGAAGAACAAACGCGCAAAGGTAGCGAAGGCAACGCCCGCACCTTCCAGAGAATTAGTGGTTCCGGCACCCCGGGATCAGCCACACATCCCCAGGAAGGTCTACTCCGATTGCCGACATCGGATTAACGACCGGGAACGTCACAATGACGATCGGgagccagagagagagaggtcacCGATCAGGATTGGCGCTCGGATAAGGGACTCGCGGATGAGAACCCTGGGAGATAGGTCGCCTATTCGGAAGATCAGGGGACTAGGCCCTGCCGAGTCGTCGGAATCCGAGTACGTCCCTTCCAAGACACCTCCAGACTACCGTTCGGCAACACCTTCGCGGTATGCGAGGGATAATTTACTAAACCTACAAAGGCAATCGGAAGATTACAGTTCCGAAGAGATCCCTAGCCGAAACCCCATGGTCCGACTCCTTTTTCAGAAAGtccagaaaatggaaaacgaCAACGCCCGCTCCCAGGGGCCCGAGTGGGGAAAGCTTCGACCGGGGCCATTCACCAGGCGCATCCGGGACTCTCGGCAGGATCGGGAAGGGCAGCAGCTTCGGATACCGTTTTATACGGGCACGGAAGACCCCTTAACCCACCTTCACTCATTTCAGTCCGCCATAGGATGCAAGGGCTTGAGCGATGAAGGGCAGTGCCTGCTATTCCCGTCTTCCCTTACCGGGGCAGCCCTGAACTGGTTCTACCGGTTAGAGCCAGAAACGGTAGATTCCTTCGACGAACTGAAGCAGATTTTCCTCAACCACTTCATGATTCAAACGGACCGCCTTTACTCTGCCGATGACCTGTACACAATTCGGCAAGGAGAGGACGAACCGTTGAGGGAATACGCGGCGCGTTTCAGTCACGAGTACTCAAGGTGTCCGGAGACAGACGACAGGGCAGCCTACGGCGCTTTAAGAGTGGCCTTCGGTCCTCGCATTTCCGATACCTAG